A genome region from Christensenella minuta includes the following:
- the kdpA gene encoding potassium-transporting ATPase subunit KdpA, with translation MSSGVIQDIVYVIALIGIGIPLGIYIYKVMTGKLTWKPIAALERFTYKVMRINPEEEQIAGRYALSALTFSLFGFAVLFALNMLQGYLPFNPEGLPGTSAHLAYNTAASFVSNTNWQAYSGESTLSYLTQMAGLTVQNVVSPAVGTAVLFALIRGFQRREAGTIGNFWVDLVRATYYVMIPLSIIVTLILVSQGVIQNLSAYVHATTLESGAEQIIPMGPAASQVAIKQLGTNGGGFFGVNSAMPLENPTPFSNFVECLSLLLIPAALCFSFGRAVKDSKQGRAIFIVMLVIFLLALIGMTMSENLAAPQFDGVAQSGSMEGKEARLGVDTSALWATATTSASNGSVNSMHDSYTPLAGGIQMFLMMLGEVVFGGVGCGLYGMLAFAILTVFIAGLMVGRTPEYLGKKIQAFDMKMVCLVILTPPLCLLLGTALSTFVPTVTDDFTNTGAHAYSELLYAYTSGAGNNGSAFAGFNANTVYSNMGIGTVMLLVRFIPMVAVIFLGGNLAKKKLIPASSGTLSTSNAMFIILLLLIVFIVGALTFLPALALGPIAEFFKTLPTLG, from the coding sequence ATGAGCAGCGGGGTGATTCAAGACATCGTATATGTGATTGCCCTGATCGGCATCGGAATACCGCTCGGGATTTACATTTACAAGGTAATGACGGGGAAGCTTACCTGGAAGCCCATTGCGGCCCTTGAACGCTTCACCTACAAAGTTATGCGCATCAATCCGGAGGAAGAGCAGATCGCCGGGCGGTACGCGCTCTCGGCGCTGACGTTCTCGCTCTTTGGGTTTGCGGTCCTGTTTGCGTTGAATATGCTCCAGGGCTACCTGCCCTTTAACCCGGAAGGACTTCCGGGCACAAGCGCACACCTCGCGTATAATACGGCGGCAAGCTTCGTATCCAACACGAACTGGCAGGCGTATTCCGGGGAATCGACGCTGTCGTATCTCACGCAGATGGCAGGACTCACAGTACAGAACGTGGTGTCGCCGGCAGTCGGAACAGCGGTGCTGTTCGCGCTCATCCGCGGCTTCCAGCGCAGGGAAGCGGGGACGATCGGAAATTTCTGGGTAGACCTCGTACGCGCCACCTATTACGTGATGATCCCGCTTTCCATCATCGTAACGCTGATCCTCGTTTCGCAGGGTGTGATCCAGAACCTCAGCGCTTACGTGCATGCGACTACGCTCGAATCGGGCGCGGAGCAGATCATTCCGATGGGGCCGGCCGCAAGCCAGGTAGCCATCAAGCAGCTTGGCACCAACGGCGGCGGTTTCTTCGGTGTGAACTCGGCGATGCCGCTCGAAAACCCGACGCCGTTCTCAAACTTCGTGGAATGCCTGTCGTTGCTTCTCATTCCGGCGGCGCTGTGCTTCTCGTTCGGGCGGGCGGTTAAAGATTCAAAACAGGGCCGCGCGATCTTCATCGTTATGCTGGTGATCTTTCTGCTGGCCCTCATCGGAATGACCATGAGTGAAAACCTGGCTGCGCCTCAGTTTGACGGCGTTGCGCAGTCCGGCAGTATGGAAGGCAAGGAAGCGCGCCTTGGCGTCGATACGTCGGCATTGTGGGCGACGGCAACGACGTCGGCTTCCAATGGATCGGTCAACTCGATGCATGACAGCTATACGCCGCTGGCCGGCGGCATCCAGATGTTCCTGATGATGCTCGGTGAAGTCGTATTCGGCGGCGTGGGCTGCGGCCTTTACGGCATGCTGGCATTCGCCATCCTCACCGTGTTTATCGCGGGCCTGATGGTAGGACGTACGCCGGAATACCTTGGCAAGAAGATACAGGCGTTCGATATGAAGATGGTGTGCCTCGTCATCCTGACGCCTCCGCTCTGCCTGCTTTTGGGCACAGCGCTCTCGACCTTTGTGCCGACGGTTACGGACGACTTTACCAACACGGGCGCGCACGCGTACTCTGAACTGCTTTACGCGTATACGTCCGGCGCGGGCAACAACGGCAGCGCGTTTGCGGGCTTTAACGCAAACACGGTCTACAGCAACATGGGAATCGGTACGGTGATGCTGCTCGTCCGGTTTATTCCGATGGTAGCGGTGATCTTCCTTGGCGGAAACCTTGCGAAGAAGAAGCTGATCCCGGCCTCGAGCGGTACGCTTTCCACCTCGAACGCGATGTTCATCATCCTTTTGCTTCTTATCGTGTTCATCGTGGGTGCGCTCACGTTCCTGCCGGCGCTGGCACTCGGGCCGATCGCAGAGTTCTTTAAGACGCTGCCGACGTTAGGATAA
- a CDS encoding D-psicose 3-epimerase, whose product MKYGLLYHYWSDGWSCDYPKTAEKIKKAGFDVMEIGGDHLSRMNAAEMDALRRAAVDLGLELSVNIGPARDQDLASEDKATREHGIAYLTDVLKRMDGIGCRMMIGALYTFWPADFSVENDKERAWDRSIDSLRELARAAEDLGSTCSLEILNRYEGYILNTCEEGLRYLERIGSPSMKLLLDTFHMSIEEDSLPGAIRLAGSRLGHMHLGEGNRKLPGLGSLPWAEIGQALRDAHFDGFAVIEPFMRYGGQIAKDIHLWHDFFPGATEAEMDRMLADSLAFLKQHFEA is encoded by the coding sequence ATGAAATACGGTTTATTGTACCATTATTGGTCGGACGGCTGGTCCTGCGATTACCCGAAGACCGCGGAAAAGATCAAAAAGGCCGGGTTCGATGTGATGGAGATCGGCGGAGACCATCTGAGCAGGATGAACGCGGCGGAGATGGACGCGCTCAGGCGGGCGGCCGTGGACCTTGGCCTCGAGCTGTCCGTCAATATCGGTCCGGCACGCGACCAGGACCTTGCTTCCGAAGACAAAGCCACGCGGGAGCATGGGATCGCTTACCTCACGGACGTGCTGAAGCGGATGGACGGCATCGGCTGCAGGATGATGATCGGCGCGCTGTATACCTTCTGGCCGGCGGATTTCAGCGTCGAAAACGACAAGGAACGTGCGTGGGACCGTTCCATCGATTCCCTTCGGGAACTCGCCCGGGCCGCGGAGGATCTTGGCTCCACCTGTTCCCTCGAGATCCTGAACCGCTATGAGGGTTATATCCTCAACACCTGCGAAGAGGGGCTTCGGTACCTCGAGCGTATCGGCAGCCCAAGCATGAAGCTTTTGCTTGACACCTTCCATATGAGCATCGAGGAGGACAGCCTTCCCGGAGCAATCCGCCTTGCAGGCAGCCGGCTCGGGCATATGCACCTCGGGGAAGGCAACCGCAAGCTGCCCGGCCTCGGTTCCCTGCCGTGGGCGGAGATCGGCCAGGCCCTGCGCGACGCGCATTTCGACGGTTTTGCGGTCATCGAGCCTTTCATGCGCTACGGCGGGCAGATCGCAAAGGATATACACTTGTGGCACGATTTCTTCCCCGGCGCTACGGAAGCGGAGATGGACCGGATGCTGGCCGATTCACTCGCCTTCCTGAAACAGCATTTCGAGGCGTAG
- a CDS encoding DUF4118 domain-containing protein has translation MKQSKKQTVATNILKTAAVLALCTAVAYLFNLAGLRTENISMVYLVGVLLITMATERLLYGIAASVASIFAYNFFFTAPTFTFRVNDPNYIVTLVILLAGSFIVSLLTSKLHRHVAEAQYREKQMRSLYDISTSFLGVSGMDDIVRYGMNGLSRLENRQCIIYTARDLSMGKHAAAELEENEAARWCFENVKPCGCGTDYFSGSQWMYLPIRSGNEVYGVAGIHCGDTAPAPGEMLMIQTVVSQISGAMQRETLYRQQEESKLRIEKERLRNNLLRAISHDLRTPLTGIAGSASFIADSVKNLSEEQILSLVGDIRSDAQWLNNMVENLLNMTRISEGELVLKKQPEVVDDVVSEAYRRIERLKGERDISINMPDTVMEVPMDGRLVIQVLVNLLDNAVKYTPEHAHIDLRAYPESGYMVFEVSDDGKGIDPSILDKVFDNFVTAPALSGDAKRGMGIGLGICKSIVEAHGGVIVAMNNDRGGATFKFALPLE, from the coding sequence ATGAAACAATCGAAAAAACAGACGGTAGCAACGAACATTCTGAAAACAGCTGCGGTTCTGGCGCTGTGTACGGCCGTGGCCTACCTGTTTAACCTCGCGGGGCTGCGGACGGAGAACATCTCCATGGTCTATCTCGTGGGGGTGCTTCTCATTACGATGGCAACGGAGCGGCTGTTATACGGGATCGCCGCTTCGGTCGCCAGTATTTTTGCCTATAATTTTTTCTTTACGGCGCCGACGTTTACATTCCGGGTAAACGACCCGAATTATATCGTGACGCTGGTGATCCTGCTTGCGGGCTCGTTTATCGTGAGCCTTCTTACAAGCAAGCTCCACAGGCATGTGGCCGAGGCGCAGTACCGGGAAAAACAAATGCGTTCCCTGTATGATATCAGCACGAGCTTTCTTGGCGTGTCCGGGATGGACGACATCGTGCGCTATGGCATGAACGGGCTTTCCAGGCTGGAAAACCGCCAATGTATCATCTATACCGCGCGGGACCTTTCAATGGGAAAGCACGCTGCGGCGGAGCTGGAGGAAAACGAGGCGGCGCGGTGGTGCTTCGAGAACGTGAAACCGTGCGGCTGCGGGACCGATTACTTTTCCGGGTCGCAATGGATGTACCTTCCGATCCGGAGCGGAAACGAGGTATACGGCGTCGCCGGGATACACTGCGGGGATACGGCTCCCGCTCCGGGGGAGATGCTGATGATCCAGACGGTCGTCTCGCAAATTTCCGGCGCGATGCAGCGGGAAACGCTGTACCGTCAGCAGGAGGAGAGCAAGCTGCGGATCGAAAAGGAGCGCCTGCGGAACAACCTGCTGCGCGCCATCTCACATGACCTGCGGACGCCGCTCACCGGCATCGCAGGCTCGGCGAGCTTTATCGCGGACAGCGTGAAGAATCTTTCGGAGGAGCAGATATTGAGCCTGGTTGGGGATATCCGCAGCGACGCGCAGTGGCTCAACAATATGGTAGAAAACCTGCTCAACATGACGCGCATTTCGGAGGGAGAGCTTGTCCTCAAAAAACAGCCGGAGGTGGTAGACGACGTCGTCAGCGAGGCCTACCGCCGCATCGAGAGGCTGAAAGGGGAGCGGGATATCTCCATCAATATGCCGGATACGGTGATGGAAGTGCCGATGGACGGAAGGCTCGTCATCCAGGTGCTCGTGAACCTGCTCGACAACGCCGTAAAATATACGCCCGAGCACGCGCACATCGACCTGCGCGCCTATCCGGAAAGCGGATATATGGTGTTTGAGGTCTCCGACGATGGAAAGGGGATAGACCCTTCCATTTTAGATAAGGTATTCGACAACTTTGTGACGGCCCCCGCGTTGAGCGGGGACGCGAAGCGCGGGATGGGCATCGGCCTTGGCATCTGCAAATCCATCGTGGAAGCGCACGGCGGCGTGATCGTTGCCATGAATAACGACCGCGGCGGAGCGACGTTTAAATTCGCCCTGCCCTTGGAGTGA
- a CDS encoding O-acetyl-ADP-ribose deacetylase, with protein MGYRIILGDITEQHVDAIVNAANTSLLGGGGVDGAIHRAAGPELLAECRTLHGCGTGKAKITKGYRLPANYVIHTPGPIWRGGTAGEDALLAGSYLSSLRLAAEYGAKTVAFPSISTGVYHFPLERAARTATETILAFLREHPDMEITMACFDERTKAAYERALAEYGAAR; from the coding sequence ATGGGCTACAGGATCATTTTGGGAGATATTACGGAGCAGCATGTGGACGCGATCGTCAACGCGGCGAACACCTCTCTTCTCGGCGGGGGCGGCGTAGACGGGGCGATCCACCGGGCAGCCGGACCGGAGCTGCTCGCAGAATGCCGCACGCTCCACGGGTGCGGGACCGGAAAAGCAAAAATAACCAAGGGCTACCGCCTGCCCGCAAATTATGTAATCCACACGCCCGGCCCTATCTGGCGGGGCGGAACCGCAGGCGAAGACGCGCTGCTTGCGGGGAGCTATTTAAGCAGCCTGCGTCTTGCGGCGGAATACGGCGCAAAAACGGTCGCTTTTCCATCCATCAGCACTGGCGTCTACCATTTTCCTTTGGAACGCGCGGCGCGGACCGCCACGGAAACGATCCTCGCTTTTTTGCGGGAGCATCCGGACATGGAGATTACGATGGCGTGCTTTGACGAGCGCACGAAGGCGGCCTATGAAAGGGCGCTCGCGGAATATGGAGCCGCCCGCTGA
- a CDS encoding aldo/keto reductase: MNYFKLKTTTENVSVIALGCWAFGGGDYWANSENDGESLATIDRALDLGINFFDTADSYGGGHSDEVLGRAMKGRRDKFVIASKAYLDMLREKDLTETVERGLRRMGTDYIDLFYPHFASREIPFEETFGTLLKLKRQGKIRAIGMSNFGVRSIRRVAALGLMDEIAIHQLPYSLLWRAIEYGIQQETVDSGVGIICYSTLAQGLLSGRFDQAEDVPSNFKVLRFFNSERVEAAHGEKGCEKETFEAIRSLKEICAEAGVPMPAAALAWLYHQPGVQCVLTGPRCPQRLVENLEALETRLSPRLAEQMTAATDKLKACLGKNPDMWMSEEESRFF, encoded by the coding sequence TTGAATTATTTTAAATTGAAAACAACGACGGAAAACGTATCTGTGATAGCGCTCGGCTGCTGGGCATTCGGCGGCGGCGATTACTGGGCCAACAGCGAAAACGACGGGGAATCCCTTGCCACCATTGATCGTGCGCTTGATCTTGGCATCAATTTTTTCGATACTGCGGATTCTTACGGCGGCGGCCATTCGGATGAAGTGCTCGGCCGCGCCATGAAAGGCCGCCGGGACAAATTCGTCATTGCGTCTAAGGCATACCTCGATATGCTGCGTGAAAAAGACCTGACCGAAACGGTGGAACGCGGCCTCCGCCGTATGGGGACGGACTATATTGACCTTTTTTACCCTCATTTTGCCAGCAGAGAGATTCCATTCGAAGAAACCTTCGGCACGCTGTTAAAGCTTAAACGGCAGGGAAAAATCCGCGCGATCGGTATGAGCAATTTTGGCGTTCGGTCTATCCGCAGAGTCGCGGCTCTTGGACTCATGGACGAAATCGCCATTCATCAGCTTCCTTACAGCCTTTTATGGCGCGCGATCGAATACGGCATCCAGCAGGAGACCGTGGACAGCGGCGTGGGAATCATCTGTTACAGCACGCTCGCACAGGGGCTTCTCTCCGGAAGGTTCGATCAGGCGGAGGACGTCCCTTCCAATTTCAAGGTGCTGCGTTTTTTCAACAGCGAGCGTGTGGAAGCGGCCCACGGCGAAAAAGGCTGCGAAAAAGAAACTTTCGAGGCCATTCGCAGCTTAAAGGAAATCTGCGCCGAGGCTGGCGTTCCAATGCCTGCGGCAGCGCTTGCATGGCTTTATCACCAGCCGGGCGTACAATGCGTTCTTACCGGGCCGCGCTGTCCCCAGCGCCTGGTTGAAAATCTTGAAGCGCTCGAAACAAGGCTTTCCCCCAGGCTGGCGGAGCAGATGACGGCCGCGACCGACAAGCTCAAGGCCTGTCTTGGAAAAAACCCGGATATGTGGATGTCCGAAGAAGAGAGCCGTTTTTTCTAA
- the kdpC gene encoding potassium-transporting ATPase subunit KdpC, giving the protein MEEKKSTNTKPRIWIAGLICAVFMTVFCGLIYPLAMTGIAQLTMPRQANGSLIYVEEDDGSVVCYGSELVGQEFTGPQYLIGRPDTGSAAASNLSAVSEEQAALVQERIDWWHELDPQNTADIPMELVTASGSGLDPHISPAAAEYQVPRIARERGMGEDEVRAVIAKHTDGKDFGFMGEDRVNVLMVNLELDGKKIIS; this is encoded by the coding sequence ATGGAAGAGAAAAAAAGTACGAATACAAAACCGAGGATATGGATCGCGGGCCTTATATGCGCGGTGTTCATGACGGTGTTCTGCGGGCTTATTTACCCGCTCGCCATGACGGGAATCGCGCAGCTCACCATGCCCCGCCAGGCAAACGGGAGCCTCATCTATGTAGAGGAGGACGACGGGAGCGTGGTATGCTACGGCTCCGAACTGGTCGGGCAGGAGTTTACCGGGCCGCAGTACCTGATCGGCAGGCCGGACACGGGCAGCGCGGCGGCGTCCAACCTTTCGGCTGTTTCTGAAGAACAAGCGGCGCTCGTACAGGAGCGCATCGACTGGTGGCACGAGCTCGACCCGCAAAACACGGCGGATATCCCGATGGAGCTCGTAACGGCGTCGGGCAGCGGCCTTGACCCGCACATCTCGCCTGCGGCGGCGGAATACCAGGTGCCCCGCATCGCGCGCGAACGCGGAATGGGCGAGGATGAGGTGCGCGCGGTCATCGCAAAGCACACGGACGGAAAAGATTTCGGCTTCATGGGCGAAGACCGCGTGAACGTGCTGATGGTGAACCTTGAACTGGACGGAAAAAAGATTATCAGCTGA
- a CDS encoding response regulator: MEDTRILIIEDDQTILNFLSISLKTNGYRFEAAKTGLDGISLALANNPDVILLDLGLPDIDGLEVLRQVRQASDVPVIVVSARGQEREKVEALDAGADDYITKPFSIGELLARVRVALRKRAPRPAVKETFELDGLVIDFEKRRVTVDGRDVHLTPIEYKLLTLLVENRGKVLTHSFINKQVWGYEYTEDSQSLRVFMANIRRKIEKNTAKPRYIMTEVGVGYRFADE, from the coding sequence ATGGAAGATACGCGTATTTTGATTATTGAAGACGACCAGACGATACTCAATTTCCTGAGCATATCGCTTAAAACGAACGGCTACCGCTTTGAAGCGGCGAAGACCGGACTTGACGGCATTTCCCTTGCGCTTGCCAACAATCCGGATGTGATCCTGCTCGACCTCGGGCTGCCGGATATCGATGGGCTGGAAGTTTTAAGGCAGGTGCGCCAGGCGTCGGACGTGCCCGTTATCGTGGTATCGGCGCGCGGGCAGGAACGTGAAAAGGTGGAAGCGCTCGACGCGGGCGCGGACGACTATATCACCAAGCCTTTCAGCATCGGCGAGCTTCTTGCCCGGGTGCGGGTGGCGCTTCGGAAGCGCGCGCCGCGTCCGGCGGTAAAGGAAACCTTTGAACTGGACGGGCTGGTGATCGACTTTGAAAAGCGCAGGGTCACGGTGGACGGCAGGGACGTGCATCTTACGCCCATCGAATATAAACTGCTTACCCTGTTGGTGGAAAACAGGGGCAAGGTGCTGACGCACAGCTTTATCAACAAACAGGTGTGGGGCTACGAATATACGGAGGATTCCCAGTCGCTGCGCGTATTCATGGCGAACATCCGCCGCAAGATCGAGAAAAACACCGCCAAGCCGCGCTATATCATGACGGAGGTGGGCGTGGGCTACCGTTTCGCGGATGAATGA
- the kdpB gene encoding potassium-transporting ATPase subunit KdpB: MKEKKTNHSIGRDAFAQSFKKLAPRTQIKNPVMFVVYIGAIFVTVLYFLGFAGMREEAPWYVLTIAVILWATVLFANVAEAVAEGRGRAQADSLKKARRDVVARKLKTADVNSEYTEVLSKDLKPGDIVLVKANEQIPMDGEVIEGVASVDESAITGESAPVIRESGGDRSAVTGGTTVVSDWLVVKVTARAGESFLDKMIAMVEGAARKKTPNEIALQILLVTLTIIFLIVCATLLPFSSFVSSLEGAGHAISLTNVVALLVCLAPTTIGALLSAIGIAGMSRLNQANVLAMSGRAIEAAGDVDVLLLDKTGTITLGNRQASEFLPVKGVTEVELADAAQLSSIADETAEGRSIVVLAKERFNIRGRDLSAANAEFIEFSAKTRMSGINLGGDEIRKGAAEAVKAYVESKGGAYPQDCADLVRQVAEKGGTPLVVAKNSQVMGVIYLKDIVKNGVKEKFDDLRKMGIKTIMITGDNPTTAAAIAAEAGVDDFMAEATPEAKLELIRKYQAEGHLVAMTGDGTNDAPALAQADVAVAMNSGTQAAKEAGNMVDLDSSPTKLIDVVRIGKQLLMTRGSLTTFSIANDIAKYFAIIPVLFAGIFPQLEAMNFMGLTSATTAILSAIIYNAAIIVALIPLALKGVKYREKPAKTILAHNMLVYGLGGVVAPFIAIKLLDMLLTACGIL; the protein is encoded by the coding sequence ATGAAAGAGAAAAAGACAAATCATTCGATTGGGCGCGACGCGTTCGCCCAGTCGTTCAAGAAACTTGCGCCGCGGACGCAGATCAAAAATCCGGTCATGTTCGTGGTATACATCGGCGCGATCTTTGTAACGGTCCTGTATTTCCTCGGATTCGCGGGGATGCGGGAGGAGGCGCCGTGGTATGTGCTGACAATCGCCGTTATCCTGTGGGCGACGGTGCTCTTTGCAAACGTCGCGGAAGCGGTCGCCGAAGGGCGCGGGCGCGCGCAGGCGGACAGCCTCAAAAAGGCGCGGCGCGACGTTGTGGCAAGGAAGCTGAAAACGGCGGACGTGAATTCCGAATATACGGAGGTGCTGTCTAAGGACTTAAAACCGGGCGACATCGTGCTCGTTAAGGCGAACGAGCAGATCCCGATGGACGGCGAGGTTATCGAGGGCGTGGCCTCCGTGGACGAAAGCGCGATCACGGGCGAATCCGCCCCGGTGATCCGCGAATCGGGCGGCGACAGGAGCGCCGTTACGGGCGGCACTACGGTGGTGTCCGACTGGCTGGTCGTCAAGGTGACGGCCAGGGCGGGCGAAAGCTTCCTCGATAAGATGATCGCCATGGTCGAGGGCGCGGCGCGCAAAAAGACGCCGAATGAGATCGCCCTCCAAATACTTCTCGTAACGCTCACGATCATTTTCCTGATCGTATGCGCGACGCTGCTTCCCTTCTCGAGCTTTGTCAGCAGCCTCGAGGGGGCGGGACACGCGATCAGCCTTACAAACGTAGTTGCATTGCTGGTCTGCCTTGCGCCGACCACCATCGGCGCGCTGCTCTCCGCGATTGGTATCGCTGGTATGAGCAGGCTGAATCAGGCGAACGTGCTCGCGATGAGCGGACGCGCGATCGAGGCGGCGGGCGACGTTGACGTCCTGCTGCTCGACAAGACGGGCACCATTACGCTCGGCAACCGCCAGGCAAGCGAATTTTTGCCGGTGAAGGGCGTGACCGAGGTGGAGCTTGCCGATGCGGCGCAGCTTTCCTCCATCGCGGACGAGACGGCGGAAGGCCGCAGCATCGTCGTACTGGCAAAAGAACGCTTCAATATCCGCGGACGAGACCTTTCCGCGGCGAATGCGGAATTCATCGAATTTTCGGCAAAAACACGCATGAGCGGTATCAACCTCGGCGGAGACGAGATCCGCAAGGGCGCCGCCGAAGCGGTCAAGGCGTATGTGGAAAGTAAAGGCGGTGCCTATCCGCAGGATTGTGCGGATTTGGTGCGGCAGGTCGCGGAAAAGGGCGGCACGCCGCTTGTCGTTGCCAAAAACAGCCAGGTGATGGGCGTCATCTACCTGAAGGATATCGTCAAGAACGGGGTCAAGGAAAAATTCGACGACCTGCGCAAGATGGGCATCAAAACCATCATGATTACGGGCGACAACCCGACGACAGCCGCGGCGATTGCGGCGGAAGCGGGTGTGGACGACTTTATGGCGGAAGCGACCCCGGAAGCAAAGCTGGAGCTGATCCGCAAATACCAGGCGGAAGGGCACCTCGTCGCCATGACGGGCGACGGTACGAACGACGCGCCCGCGCTCGCGCAGGCAGACGTTGCAGTGGCGATGAACTCGGGCACGCAGGCCGCGAAAGAAGCGGGCAACATGGTCGATCTCGACTCCAGCCCCACAAAGCTGATCGACGTCGTACGTATCGGCAAACAGCTGCTGATGACGCGCGGCTCGCTCACGACGTTCTCCATCGCCAACGACATCGCAAAATATTTCGCGATCATCCCGGTGCTGTTCGCCGGTATCTTTCCGCAGCTCGAGGCAATGAACTTCATGGGCCTTACAAGCGCGACGACGGCGATCCTTTCCGCGATCATCTATAATGCGGCGATTATCGTGGCGCTGATCCCGCTGGCACTCAAGGGTGTAAAATACCGGGAGAAGCCGGCAAAGACAATCCTTGCGCACAACATGCTGGTTTACGGCCTTGGCGGCGTGGTCGCCCCGTTTATTGCGATCAAGCTGCTGGATATGCTGCTCACGGCCTGCGGGATTCTGTAA
- a CDS encoding 4Fe-4S binding protein gives MGTKEYLQMMREIKDCTFATLDGEGRPATRIIDVMRVEEDGLYFLTARGKDFYSQLMEQQFVSVTGLTKNWEMLTLRGRVKRVSQELLTRIFETNPSMNGVYPGDSRNILEVFCLYEGQGEYFNLSETPVYRETFFLGHPAEHKKGYEITDACISCGICAGLCPQQCIDAGEPYAIRQENCLHCGLCVENCPAEAIRRR, from the coding sequence ATGGGAACAAAGGAATACCTGCAAATGATGCGGGAAATAAAGGACTGCACGTTTGCGACGCTGGACGGGGAGGGCAGGCCTGCGACGCGCATCATTGACGTGATGCGCGTGGAGGAGGACGGTCTGTATTTCCTCACGGCGCGCGGCAAGGACTTTTACAGCCAGCTCATGGAGCAACAGTTTGTTTCTGTGACGGGGCTGACAAAAAACTGGGAAATGCTGACCCTGCGCGGCAGGGTAAAACGGGTTTCGCAGGAGCTGCTCACGCGCATCTTCGAGACGAATCCGTCTATGAACGGGGTTTATCCGGGGGACAGCAGGAACATCCTCGAAGTGTTTTGCCTGTATGAAGGGCAGGGCGAATATTTCAACCTCTCGGAGACGCCCGTTTACCGGGAAACATTTTTCCTTGGCCATCCCGCCGAACACAAAAAGGGCTATGAGATCACGGATGCGTGTATCTCATGCGGCATCTGCGCCGGGCTGTGCCCGCAGCAGTGCATTGATGCGGGCGAGCCTTATGCGATCCGGCAGGAAAACTGCCTGCACTGCGGATTGTGTGTGGAAAACTGCCCCGCAGAAGCGATCAGGAGGCGTTGA
- a CDS encoding K+-transporting ATPase, F subunit codes for MGTVMVVAGIAMLAMLGYLFYVLFKGEKL; via the coding sequence ATGGGAACGGTTATGGTTGTTGCGGGCATAGCGATGCTCGCGATGCTCGGCTATCTTTTCTATGTTTTATTCAAAGGTGAGAAGCTATGA
- the hxlB gene encoding 6-phospho-3-hexuloisomerase — protein sequence MAKDGKEMDFRLEAMLGELKGTLGKIGGEQAAEFAQAVYGAPRVFLAGCGRSGLMVRAFAMRCMHMGKTAYVLGDVTTPAIAAGDLLVVASGSGETESLVSHTRKAKKLGAKVAAVTIYPQAAIGRLADCTVWINAPTAKSEQETGVTSIQPMGSLFEQSLLLFLDATIVRMMELAGVSPAEMFQNHANLE from the coding sequence GTGGCGAAGGATGGTAAGGAAATGGATTTCAGGCTGGAGGCAATGCTCGGCGAACTGAAGGGAACGCTTGGTAAAATTGGCGGGGAACAGGCGGCGGAGTTTGCGCAGGCGGTATATGGGGCGCCGCGCGTATTCCTCGCGGGCTGCGGGCGCAGCGGCCTTATGGTACGGGCGTTTGCCATGCGCTGCATGCATATGGGCAAGACGGCGTATGTGCTTGGCGACGTGACTACGCCGGCAATCGCCGCGGGAGACCTGCTGGTGGTCGCGAGCGGCTCGGGCGAGACGGAAAGCCTTGTCTCCCACACGAGGAAGGCGAAAAAGCTGGGCGCAAAGGTCGCGGCGGTAACGATCTATCCGCAGGCGGCGATCGGCAGACTGGCAGACTGTACGGTATGGATCAACGCCCCCACCGCCAAATCCGAACAGGAAACGGGCGTCACATCCATCCAGCCTATGGGCTCGCTGTTCGAGCAGAGCCTGCTGCTGTTCCTCGACGCCACGATCGTCCGCATGATGGAGCTTGCCGGGGTAAGTCCGGCAGAAATGTTCCAAAACCACGCCAATCTTGAATAG